A single window of Eucalyptus grandis isolate ANBG69807.140 chromosome 1, ASM1654582v1, whole genome shotgun sequence DNA harbors:
- the LOC104448112 gene encoding anthocyanidin 5,3-O-glucosyltransferase — protein MMEKADICHIVMYPSPGRGHLMSLVELAQSLLRRHPSLAITVLISSPPHLLPSIIPYLSSVSSATPSIAFRHLPPSPSPSLSSAPTAFSDDPAMYFEYARLNNPNLYHDLSELLSDSQPSQKPKALVVDFFYSVAAEVAAALRLPTYYFLPAGANPLAAFLYLPTLHKLTTSSFKDLDGNVDIPGVPPIPAKHMPSRMLDRSSRIYGHFLETSTRLAESAGLISNTFEALEPRALKAISEGLCVPDGRTPPVYCIGPLVAADDHISKHECLIWLDSQPSQSVLFMSFGSMGVFSSKQLREIAHALEKSGVRFLWVVRYPPPHDEMWRNLAIKPEDDPGIDEILPSGFTERTKDRGLVLKSWAPQVAVLSHDSVGGFLSHCGWNSVMEAVFAGVPMIVWPLYAEQKLNRAYLAWDLKLVLAVAESEGGFVTTDELAERVSELMLSEKGREVRGRAAEMRNEARQALSEGGSSRVAMAKLVDSFKKGMM, from the exons ATGATGGAGAAGGCAGACATATGTCACATCGTCATGTACCCGTCACCGGGAAGAGGCCACCTCATGTCCCTGGTGGAGCTCGCCCAgtccctcctccgccgccacccCTCCCTCGCCATCACCGTCCTCATCTCCTCCCCTCCCCACCTCCTCCCTTCCATCATCCCTTACCTCTCCTCTGTCTCCTCCGCCACCCCTTCCATCGCCTTCCGCCACCTCCCTCcgtctccctccccctctctctcctccgccccCACCGCCTTCTCTGACGACCCGGCCATGTACTTTGAGTACGCCCGCCTCAACAACCCCAACCTTTACCATGACTTGTCTGAGCTGCTTTCCGACTCCCAGCCGTCACAGAAGCCCAAAGCCCTCGTTGTCGACTTCTTCTACAGCGTCGCCGCCGAGGTCGCCGCCGCGCTCCGCCTCCCCACGTACTATTTCCTCCCCGCCGGCGCGAACCCTCTCGCGGCGTTTCTCTACCTCCCCACCCTACACAAGCTCACCACATCCAGCTTCAAAGACCTGGATGGCAACGTCGACATCCCGGGCGTACCGCCGATTCCGGCGAAGCACATGCCGTCGAGGATGCTGGACCGGAGCAGCAGAATCTACGGCCATTTCTTGGAAACGTCGACGCGGCTGGCAGAATCCGCCGGCCTCATAAGCAACACGTTTGAGGCGCTCGAGCCGAGGGCCCTCAAAGCGATATCCGAGGGACTGTGCGTGCCAGACGGCCGAACTCCGCCGGTGTACTGCATTGGGCCGCTCGTGGCGGCTGACGATCACATCAGCAAGCACGAATGCCTGATCTGGCTCGACTCGCAGCCGAGCCAAAGCGTCTTGTTTATGAGCTTCGGGAGCATGGGGGTGTTCTCGTCGAAGCAGCTGAGAGAGATCGCTCACGCTCTCGAGAAGAGTGGGGTTAGGTTCTTGTGGGTGGTCCGTTACCCACCACCGCACGATGAAATGTGGCGCAACTTAGCTATCAAACCAGAAGATGATCCAG GTATAGATGAGATCCTTCCGAGTGGGTTCACGGAGAGAACCAAGGACAGGGGGCTGGTGCTGAAGTCGTGGGCCCCGCAGGTGGCGGTGCTGAGCCACGACTCGGTGGGCGGGTTCCTGAGccactgcgggtggaactcggTGATGGAGGCGGTGTTCGCGGGGGTGCCCATGATAGTCTGGCCGCTCTACGCGGAGCAGAAGCTGAACAGGGCGTACCTGGCCTGGGATTTGAAGCTGGTCCTGGCTGTGGCCGAGTCGGAAGGGGGCTTCGTGACGACAGATGAGTTGGCGGAGCGAGTCAGTGAATTGATGTTGTcggagaaagggagagaagtgAGGGGGCGAGCGGCGGAGATGAGGAATGAAGCGAGGCAGGCCTTGAGCGAGGGAGGGTCGTCGCGGGTGGCGATGGCAAAGTTGGTGGACTCGTTTAAAAAAGGAATGATGTGA